Proteins from a genomic interval of Dermacentor variabilis isolate Ectoservices chromosome 8, ASM5094787v1, whole genome shotgun sequence:
- the LOC142590299 gene encoding sodium-dependent glucose transporter 1A-like yields the protein MSESPQRDRTDVRYQPQPTIVGDCDEVSEVICSSRRAFLLNVGRTCNVSLGNLGMGLIVALSGVALLDLGEIYDSSISAISQMITTRCVGGLLGSLIGGKLYDRYNTQVISIIMMSLTCFTVLMIPISGHLALAHVMVFFEGLSLGAFGTGATVWIMKMWPRNSSPALQTFHLAFGVGCLLAPLVARPFLSTPSSGSANSTIPSVNVTSNDTTDVAPLAIVESVNETAADDGSSKVHYAFAIASGFQLFLVTSMVVLYCIDGASFRTHRTNVKNDVPSGFQESSGSRSFSRVALAMLCAYGCVYVAIEVTTSQMLPTFAVKCDLHFSKPLASQLVAVYFFCFAASRLAAAIVTIKVSAFHVLVGSHVVLVVTATVLVGWGSSNAIALWTASALAGIAQGPLNAAMTAWVATHIDISNKMMSLVVVTAGIGSLSPPLLVGQFMDTSPNIFLYVCFGAVMAAVAIFIGTRLYLRKKPMANTRGGLVVNVDDDSPDDWAPSV from the exons ATGAGTGAAAGTCCACAAAGAGACCGCACGGACGTGCGCTATCAGCCGCAGCCGACCATTGTCGGTGATTG CGATGAAGTTTCCGAGGTGATATGTAGTTCCCGAAGGGCATTCTTGCTCAACGTGGGTCGAACGTGCAACGTGAGCCTCGGTAACCTTGGAATG GGTCTCATAGTTGCTCTGAGTGGTGTGGCGCTGCTTGATCTTGGAGAAATATACGACAGCAGCATATCAGCCATCTCTCAAATGATCACGACGCGGTGTGTCGGGGGCCTGCTTGGATCTCTCATTG GGGGCAAGCTGTACGACAGGTACAACACGCAGGTGATATCGATCATCATGATGTCGTTGACCTGCTTCACTGTGCTCATGATTCCGATCAGTGGCCACCTCGCCTTGGCGCATGTCATGGTCTTCTTCGAAGGGCTCAGCCTGGGTGCATTTGGCACAG GTGCGACCGTGTGGATCATGAAGATGTGGCCCCGAAACTCGAGCCCTGCCCTGCAAACTTTTCACCTAGCCTTCGGCGTCGGCTGCCTCCTGGCGCCCCTCGTTGCGAGACCTTTTCTGTCTACGCCAAGCAGCGGCTCTGCCAATTCGACGATACCGAGTGTGAACGTAACCTCGAACGACACCACCGACGTTGCGCCACTCGCTATTGTGGAAAGTGTGAACGAAACAGCGGCTGACGACGGCAGCAGCAAAGTTCACTACGCCTTTGCGATAGCCAGCGGCTTCCAACTATTCCTAGTAACTTCCATGGTTGTGCTGTACTGTATCGACGGCGCCAGCTTCAGAACACATAGGACAAATGTCAAGAATGACGTGCCTTCGGGTTTCCAAGAATCGTCTGGTAGCAGAAGCTTCTCCCGCGTAGCGCTTGCAATGCTGTGCGCCTACGGGTGCGTGTACGTAGCCATCGAGGTCACGACGTCGCAGATGTTGCCAACGTTCGCCGTGAAATGTGACTTGCACTTCTCAAAGCCACTTGCGTCGCAGTTGGTGGCCGTTTACTTTTTCTGCTTCGCCGCGAGTCGTCTTGCCGCCGCGATAGTAACAATCAAGGTGTCGGCCTTCCATGTCTTGGTTGGCTCGCACGTCGTCTTGGTCGTCACGGCTACAGTGTTAGTGGGATGGGGCTCCAGCAACGCCATCGCACTGTGGACCGCAAGCGCCCTTGCGGGCATTGCTCAGGGACCCCTAAATGCAGCAATGACGGCGTGGGTTGCGACGCATATCGACATCAGCAACAAGATGATGTCGCTCGTGGTGGTTACGGCGGGCATTGGCTCTCTTTCACCGCCGCTCCTTGTGGGGCAGTTCATGGACACCAGCCCGAACATATTTTTGTACGTGTGCTTTGGAGCGGTGATGGCAGCTGTAGCTATATTTATTGGTACGCGCCTGTATCTAAGAAAGAAGCCCATGGCGAACACGAGGGGGGGTCTTGTCGTGAACGTCGATGACGACAGCCCAGATGACTGGGCACCTTCCGTCTAA